In one Umezawaea sp. Da 62-37 genomic region, the following are encoded:
- a CDS encoding SDR family oxidoreductase, which yields MNHQPTARARAAITGAGSGIGAAIAEHLAANHDLLLTHLRLGPDLDAVTAACARRGAAVDVVTGDLTTPGGLTAASTALLDHRPAVLVCAAGAYPRIPWQASTPSVFAEQVTLNLTVHAALAHAATPALIAAGDRGRLITISSVLAGVGRVELAGYIAAKAGLEGLTRALARELGPHGVTANTVRAGSIVVDAEQAVVEDYAAMQIRQLGRQALQRRGHPDDVAALVAFLASRGAGFITGQTLTVDGGWCLT from the coding sequence GTGAACCACCAGCCCACCGCGCGGGCGCGGGCGGCGATCACCGGTGCGGGCAGCGGCATCGGCGCTGCCATCGCCGAGCACCTGGCCGCCAACCACGACCTGCTGCTCACCCACCTGCGCCTCGGCCCCGACCTGGACGCCGTCACCGCCGCGTGCGCGCGGCGAGGCGCGGCCGTCGACGTCGTCACCGGCGACCTCACCACTCCCGGCGGCCTGACCGCGGCCAGCACCGCCCTGCTCGACCACCGTCCGGCGGTGCTGGTGTGCGCGGCGGGCGCTTATCCACGCATCCCGTGGCAGGCCAGCACCCCCTCGGTGTTCGCCGAGCAGGTCACCCTCAACCTCACCGTCCACGCCGCCCTCGCCCACGCCGCCACCCCCGCACTGATCGCCGCAGGGGACCGCGGACGGCTGATCACGATCTCGTCGGTGCTGGCCGGGGTCGGCCGGGTCGAGTTGGCCGGGTACATCGCGGCCAAGGCCGGACTCGAAGGCCTGACCCGCGCGCTGGCCCGCGAGCTCGGTCCGCACGGCGTCACCGCCAACACGGTGCGCGCCGGATCGATCGTCGTGGATGCCGAACAGGCCGTGGTCGAGGACTACGCGGCGATGCAGATCCGCCAACTCGGCCGCCAAGCCCTCCAGCGCCGCGGCCACCCGGACGACGTGGCCGCGCTGGTGGCGTTCCTGGCCAGCAGGGGAGCGGGGTTCATCACCGGCCAGACGCTGACCGTGGACGGCGGCTGGTGCCTGACCTGA